The window TTATTAATAATCCCAGTATATCATATTGCGTTCCGTTACGGCTCGTGTTTGGAATTATTAGCAATTCTTTAATTTTTAGTCGTTTTAAAAAACCAAGCCCGCACGGTTGCAATGAACAAGAGTGATCCCGTAATCAGTGTTAAATCCTTCTGTGACGTCTGGTGCTGGGCAACGGTAATGGCCGTTTTCCAATCCGTAATATAATCCAAATCAGCAAACGCCGGGTCAGAAAAATCTGCACTACCCCGCTGACCCGTTCCGGAAAATTCAGTTAGATACAGGTGAATGCGGGGATCACTGCGTAACAGTTTAACCATCTTCTGGTACTGTTTATCGGCTAGCACCGCTAACACCACGTTAAATCGCTGTTCTGGAAACTGATCCAGCGTTTCTAACAATCGCCGAACGGCAGGTACGTTATGCGCTCCGTCAATTAAAGTTCGGGGATTTGTTTGGACTACCTCCATTCGGCCGGCCCATCGGGTCTTCGGAATCGCACTCTGGATGATATTTCCCGTCTGCGTCACCGGCATCATCGCTGTTTTCTGAGTTAGATTACGAAAAGCCGCAATTGCAACGGCGGCATCTTCCATCTCAAAATCACCAATCATGTTGGTCTTAATTTGCCTGATGTTGCCAAACTGATCTTGAAACGAAAAGCTCTGGGCAGTAAGTCGGTGGTAGTCAAACTGCTGATGCAGTTGGACAAGCTGACTGTGACGGTTAATCGCCACCTCCTGCACAATTTGATTGGCTTCGTCAGGAAGCGGCCCGGTCACTGTCGGACAATCTTCGCGAATCATCCCGGCTTTGTCAGTCGCAATTTTAGTAAGCGTATCGCCTAAAATGGCCATGTGATCCATCCCAATCGTAGTGATGATGGTCATTAGTGCTTGATCAGCAACGTTCGTTGAATCAGATTGCCCCCCGATACCCGCCTCCACTAATGCAATTTGCACCCCTTGTTCGTGAAAATACAAGTACATCAATGCCGTAATCAATTCAAATTCAGATGGACCTAGTTCTGGATCTTTAGCATCTAACTCAGTCACCACGGGCTGCACCCGTTGCACGAGTTGCACCAGTTTTTGATCTGGAATCGACACCTGATTAATCTGAATCCGCTCGTTAAACCGCACGATAAAGGGGGAAGTAAATGCTCCCACTAAGAGACCACTTTCCATTAATAGTTGCTGAAGGTACGCCACGACCGAACCCTTACCGTTGGTTCCCACAATGTGAACCGTTTTAATTTGACGTTCTGGATGACCCAGCTGTTGCAACAGCTCGTTAATCCGCCGCTGAGTGGTTTCTTTTTTTATTCGGGGGCGACCGTGAATGTAAGCCAGCGCCGTTTCGTAGTCTGTGATCATATTTACTCCTCGAAAAAACAAGCCCAGAAAATTCTGGGCTTGTTTTTTTAATCTTCTAAAGCTGCTTGGACATCAGCCAACCGTTTCTTCGCGGCTGCTAATTTTTGTTCGTTATCAGCTTGTTTACTGCGTTCTTCATCAACCACCGCTGCTGGAGCATTAGCCACGAATTTTTCATTAGCTAACTTCCGTTTAGCGCGATCAACTTCGGCCTGGAACTTTTCGACTTCCTTGGTTAAGCGTTGCACTTCTTCGTGCAAATCAATCAATTCAGCCAGTGGAATGCTAACTTCAGCATCTGTTACCACAGCTGTCATAGCTAAGTCAGGTACGGAAACGTCAGCACCAATTTCCAACTTTTGTGGGTGACCAAAACGGTCCAAATACTCACGGTTGGTTTCTAACACCCGTTGTAAGTCCGTGTCCTTGGTCTTAATCAAAATATCAACTGGATTTCCTAACGGAGCTCCCGCCTCGGCCCGAATGTTACGAACCGCTTTGATAATTTCAATCAAGTGTTCCATGTCGCTTTCGGCATTTTCATTAGTGAATTCAGCATGAACTTCTGGATAGGTAGCGGTTACCAACGATTTCCCTTCATGTGGCATGGAGAGCCAAATCTTTTCCGTTACAAACGGCATAACTGGATGCAAGAGCCGAAGGAACTGGTCAAGAACGTACGCTAACACGTTGCGCGTGTTTTGCTTAGCTTGTTCATCGTCACCAGTTAACGTTTCCTTACTCATTTCAATGTACCAGTCACAGAAATCGTTCCAGATGAAATCGTACAAGGCCCGATTGGATTCTCCAAAGTTATACTTGTCGTAGTTTTCCCGGACAGCTGCTACCGTCTTGTTCAAACGGGCTAAAATCCACCGGTCGGCAAGGTTCCAGTCTGATTCGGCTGGTAACTCTGGTTTTTCCAATTCCCCGAGGTTCATAATTACGTATCGACTCGCGTTCCAAATCTTGTTAACAAACTTCCAGGAACCATCCATCTTGTCATAACTAAACCGTTCGTCTTGACCGGGCGTCGTTCCAGTAGATAAGGACCACCGCAGAGCATCCGCACCATATTGGTCAATCACATCCATGGGGTCAATTCCGTTCCCAAGGGACTTGCTCATTTTGCGACCTTGTTCATCCCGAATTAGACCGTGCAGTAAGACATCCTTGAAAGGCCGTCGCCCGGTAAAGTGAAGGCTTTGGAAAATCATCCGCGAAATCCAGAAGAAGACTAGGTCGTAACCGGTAACCATCGTTGAAGTGGGGAAGTAACGCTTGAAATCATGCGAGTTGGTGTCTGGCCACCCCATGGTTGTAAACGGCCACAACCCAGATGAGAACCAGGTATCCAGCACGTCTGGATCCTGTTCCCAGTTTTCAATGTCTTTCGGTGCGGTTTCACCCACGTACATTTCACCAGTGCGCTTGTTGTACCACGCTGGAATCCGATGTCCCCACCAGAGTTGCCGGGAAATAACCCAGTCATGCACGTCTTCCATCCACCGACTAAACGTTTTTTCAAATCGTTCTGGGACAAAGTTCACAGCATCATCCGTTTGTTGGTTTTTCAAAGCGGCTTCTGCCAATGGCTTCATCTTCACGAACCATTGGGTGGACAAGCGGGCTTCGACTTGAACTCCCGTCCGTTCGGAGTGCCCAACGGAGTGAACAATTGGTTCAACCTTCAGCATGGCCCCGGCGGCTTCTAGGTCGTCGGCAATGGCTTTGCGGGCCTCAAATCGATCCATCCCGTTGTATTTCCCGGCGTTTTCATTGAGGGACGCATCCTCGTTCATCGTGTTAATTTCTGCTAAATCATGTCGTTTCCCGACCTTAAAGTCATTCGGGTCGTGAGCCGGGGTAATCTTCACCATTCCAGTTCCAAAGTCAGGTGAAACATAGTGGTCTGCAATAATCGGAATTTCCCGATTAACCAACGGGACAATGACCGTCTTGCCCACTAAGTCTTTGTAACGTTCATCACTTGGATTAACCGCCACGGCCACGTCCCCAAACATTGTTTCTGGCCGGGTCGTCGCAATTTCAATGTAGTCTTTACCATCAAACGTGGTGTCACCAGTAAATTGATACTTAACGTGGTAAAAGGCACCCTTGTCGTCTTTGTGTTCCACCTCAATGTCTGAGAGGGCCGTTCTAGCCTGGGGATCCCAGTTGATGATGTACTTAGCTCGGTAAATCAGGCCTTGATTGTACAAGTCCACAAAGACCTTCCGGACGGCCTTTGAAACTCCGTCATCTAAGGTGAAGGTTTCACGGTCATAGTCTAAAGATAATCCCAGTTTAGCCCACTGTTCGTGAATCGTAGCCGCAAACTTATCCTTCCAGTCCCAAACCTGTTGAATGAACTTTTCTCGACCTAAATCGTACCGTGAAATGCCTTCGTCTTGTAGCATGGCTTCCACTTTGGCCTGCGTTGCAATTCCCGCGTGATCCATGCCGGGTAACCATAACGTATCGTATCCTTCCATTCGCTTTTGCCGGATCAGCATATCTTGCAGCGTCGTGTTCCAAGCGTGCCCCAAGTGGAGCTTTCCCGTTACGTTTGGCGGTGGCAGCACAATTGAATATGGCTTGGCCTGTTCATCCCCGCTGGGTTTAAATACGCCTTCGTCAACCCATTTTTGGTACATTCCTTGTTCCACGGCTTGCGGATCAAACTTCGTGGACATGGTTGTTTTGGCTTCTTCCTTGCTCATCGAATCACCCTTTCAAAAATAAAAAAGCACTCGTTCCTATTTCACAATAGGACGAATGCTCGCGGTACCACCTAAATTGGATTAACAAAGCTGTTAATCCCAACTCAATTCCAATAACGGCGGTAACCGGTTATAACTACTGGTTTCGTAATAACTGCTCCCAAGTTACACAAACTGGCTTCGTTAAGAGCCTCCCACCAACGCTCTCTCGCTTCTAACTCGTTTCAATTTGCCTCTTGTTCATCACATTTATTGTTTGCCCATTAATATACTGAACTTTAACTAATTCGTCAACTCCTTTATTAGAGAAGTTGTTCCAGGGCCATTAAAGCTTGTTGATAATTAGGTTCAGCCGCAATTTGATCCAAAATTTCTTCGTACGTGATTTTTCCCTGCGCGTCTACGACAAAAACGGCCCGGGCAAGGTGCTTGAAACTAGGAACGTACAGACCCGTGGCCTGACCAAATTCTCCTTGTGCATCGGATAACACGGA of the Fructilactobacillus cliffordii genome contains:
- a CDS encoding bifunctional folylpolyglutamate synthase/dihydrofolate synthase → MITDYETALAYIHGRPRIKKETTQRRINELLQQLGHPERQIKTVHIVGTNGKGSVVAYLQQLLMESGLLVGAFTSPFIVRFNERIQINQVSIPDQKLVQLVQRVQPVVTELDAKDPELGPSEFELITALMYLYFHEQGVQIALVEAGIGGQSDSTNVADQALMTIITTIGMDHMAILGDTLTKIATDKAGMIREDCPTVTGPLPDEANQIVQEVAINRHSQLVQLHQQFDYHRLTAQSFSFQDQFGNIRQIKTNMIGDFEMEDAAVAIAAFRNLTQKTAMMPVTQTGNIIQSAIPKTRWAGRMEVVQTNPRTLIDGAHNVPAVRRLLETLDQFPEQRFNVVLAVLADKQYQKMVKLLRSDPRIHLYLTEFSGTGQRGSADFSDPAFADLDYITDWKTAITVAQHQTSQKDLTLITGSLLFIATVRAWFFKTTKN
- a CDS encoding valine--tRNA ligase; this translates as MSKEEAKTTMSTKFDPQAVEQGMYQKWVDEGVFKPSGDEQAKPYSIVLPPPNVTGKLHLGHAWNTTLQDMLIRQKRMEGYDTLWLPGMDHAGIATQAKVEAMLQDEGISRYDLGREKFIQQVWDWKDKFAATIHEQWAKLGLSLDYDRETFTLDDGVSKAVRKVFVDLYNQGLIYRAKYIINWDPQARTALSDIEVEHKDDKGAFYHVKYQFTGDTTFDGKDYIEIATTRPETMFGDVAVAVNPSDERYKDLVGKTVIVPLVNREIPIIADHYVSPDFGTGMVKITPAHDPNDFKVGKRHDLAEINTMNEDASLNENAGKYNGMDRFEARKAIADDLEAAGAMLKVEPIVHSVGHSERTGVQVEARLSTQWFVKMKPLAEAALKNQQTDDAVNFVPERFEKTFSRWMEDVHDWVISRQLWWGHRIPAWYNKRTGEMYVGETAPKDIENWEQDPDVLDTWFSSGLWPFTTMGWPDTNSHDFKRYFPTSTMVTGYDLVFFWISRMIFQSLHFTGRRPFKDVLLHGLIRDEQGRKMSKSLGNGIDPMDVIDQYGADALRWSLSTGTTPGQDERFSYDKMDGSWKFVNKIWNASRYVIMNLGELEKPELPAESDWNLADRWILARLNKTVAAVRENYDKYNFGESNRALYDFIWNDFCDWYIEMSKETLTGDDEQAKQNTRNVLAYVLDQFLRLLHPVMPFVTEKIWLSMPHEGKSLVTATYPEVHAEFTNENAESDMEHLIEIIKAVRNIRAEAGAPLGNPVDILIKTKDTDLQRVLETNREYLDRFGHPQKLEIGADVSVPDLAMTAVVTDAEVSIPLAELIDLHEEVQRLTKEVEKFQAEVDRAKRKLANEKFVANAPAAVVDEERSKQADNEQKLAAAKKRLADVQAALED